In Anas platyrhynchos isolate ZD024472 breed Pekin duck chromosome 22, IASCAAS_PekinDuck_T2T, whole genome shotgun sequence, the following proteins share a genomic window:
- the NBL1 gene encoding neuroblastoma suppressor of tumorigenicity 1 isoform X1 has protein sequence MCPQPAGCCWCCRFSSELAMMLRFVVGALFPALLLAAPPPINKLALFPDKSAWCEAKNITQIVGHSGCESKSIQNRACLGQCFSYSVPNTFPQSTESLVHCDSCMPAQSMWEIVTLDCPGNDEIPRVDKLVEKILHCSCQACGKEPSHEGALFNVYLNTEENMPAEGPSPHHYAHHQQEVEEPPASSHHHHEEEGDE, from the exons ATGTGCCCGCAGCCGGccgggtgctgctggtg CTGTAGGTTTTCATCAGAGCTGGCCATGATGCTACGGTTCGTGGTTGGTGCCCTCTTCCCAGCGCTGCTTCTGGCTGCACCGCCCCCCATAAACAAGCTCGCCCTCTTCCCAGACAAGAGTGCTTGGTGCGAGGCGAAGAACATCACCCAGATCGTGGGGCACAGCGGCTGCGAGTCCAAGTCCATCCAGAACAG GGCCTGCCTGGGACAGTGTTTCAGCTACAGCGTCCCTAACACCTTCCCTCAGTCCACAGAGTCCCTGGTTCACTGCGACTCCTGCATGCCAGCCCAGTCCATGTGGGAAATT GTGACACTGGACTGCCCAGGCAATGACGAAATCCCCAGGGTTGACAAGCTGGTGGAGAAGATACTTCACTGTAGCTGCCAGGCTTGCGGCAAGGAGCCAAGCCACGAGGGAGCCCTGTTCAACGTCTACCTGAACACAGAGGAGAACATGCCTGCGGAGGGCCCCAGCCCCCATCACTATGCCCACCACCAACAGGAGGTGGAAGAGCCTCCTGCTtccagccaccaccaccacgagGAGGAGGGCGACGAGTAA
- the NBL1 gene encoding neuroblastoma suppressor of tumorigenicity 1 isoform X2, with translation MMLRFVVGALFPALLLAAPPPINKLALFPDKSAWCEAKNITQIVGHSGCESKSIQNRACLGQCFSYSVPNTFPQSTESLVHCDSCMPAQSMWEIVTLDCPGNDEIPRVDKLVEKILHCSCQACGKEPSHEGALFNVYLNTEENMPAEGPSPHHYAHHQQEVEEPPASSHHHHEEEGDE, from the exons ATGATGCTACGGTTCGTGGTTGGTGCCCTCTTCCCAGCGCTGCTTCTGGCTGCACCGCCCCCCATAAACAAGCTCGCCCTCTTCCCAGACAAGAGTGCTTGGTGCGAGGCGAAGAACATCACCCAGATCGTGGGGCACAGCGGCTGCGAGTCCAAGTCCATCCAGAACAG GGCCTGCCTGGGACAGTGTTTCAGCTACAGCGTCCCTAACACCTTCCCTCAGTCCACAGAGTCCCTGGTTCACTGCGACTCCTGCATGCCAGCCCAGTCCATGTGGGAAATT GTGACACTGGACTGCCCAGGCAATGACGAAATCCCCAGGGTTGACAAGCTGGTGGAGAAGATACTTCACTGTAGCTGCCAGGCTTGCGGCAAGGAGCCAAGCCACGAGGGAGCCCTGTTCAACGTCTACCTGAACACAGAGGAGAACATGCCTGCGGAGGGCCCCAGCCCCCATCACTATGCCCACCACCAACAGGAGGTGGAAGAGCCTCCTGCTtccagccaccaccaccacgagGAGGAGGGCGACGAGTAA